The window TCCGAACAGTCGAGCAACGCCGAGCTGATCCCGTTTCTCTGTTTTTGTCTTGTGCTTCTCCCTTCAATTCTAGTGTCCTGCCACATGGGAGTTCCGAGGGTGCTCGCGGATCTCCGGACCCGAATGGGCAGCATCGACCCGGAGCGACCTGTCGTCGGGATCCTCGCGTTTGAGGCCGCGGCCGCTATGTCGCGTCTCGTCTCCCTCTTTCGCTCCCTTGCCGATGACGAGGTCCGCCGACTCCGCACGGATATGCGCTCCCAGGGCGTGGCCTACCTGACCTCCAGGGACCAGCCCTTCCTCCTCCGCCTCGCCTGTGCCGAGATGGTTGCTGAGCTCGATAAGGCCGCCTCTGTTGTCTCCCGCCTCGGCGCCAAGTGCTGCGACGCCCTTCTCTCGGGCTTCGACCGGTTCTACCCAGACCTCAAGGCCGGCGGGGTCTACTCTGCCCCTACCGGCGGCCGCGTCGCTGACTTGGAGAGGGTCGGGCTTGGCTCCACCGCGAAGGGGGTCGAGAAGCGGGTCAAGAGGATGGAGAGGTACGTGGCGACGACCTCCCGGCTGCACGCGGAGATGGAGGCGTTGAACGAGCTGGAGGCGTCCGAGCGGCGGATGGAGCAGCAGTGGCGGCGGCACAGCGGCCCGATCCCGACGCAGAAGTCCGGCGTCCCTTCCGCCAACCAGCTCGATCTCCGTTCGCAGCGCCACAAGGTCCGGCGGCTCAAGGAGGAGTCCCTCTGGAACAAGACCTTCGACAAGGTCGTGAAGCTCATGGTCCGCGCCGTGATCACCGTTTTCGCCAGGATCTGCGCCGTCTTCGGCCCCTGCGTCCTAGGCTTGCCTCCGCTACCCAACAGAAACCGTCGGACTCTGTTGCTCCGCGGCGGCAATCCACATAACCCCAGCAAGCACTCCTCGGGGCCGCTCGACCGGCCGCTGGCGATGGCCGTCCCCATCCTGAGGAATTCAGCTCCCATATTCGTAGCCAAGGGATCTCTCAAAAAGCCGTTCGAGAGTCTGAGCAGCCTGTTGGAAGCAGGCCCGACCACCGTCGGGGGGTCGGGATTGGCGTTGCGGTACGCCAACGTAATCGTCCTAGCCGAGAAGCTACTGGCGATGAGGTCAGTCGACAGCCACGAAGccgaagacgaggaggaggaggcgacgaGGGCGGAGTTGTATCAGATGATGCCGTCGGCGATGCAGGGTGCGGTAAGGGCCAAGCTGagggagtgctggaggagggaGGGCGGGACGGTGGACGGGTCGCTGGCGGAGGGGTGGAACGAGGCGGTCAGGAGGATCCTGACCTGGCTAGGGCCGGTGGGGCACGACACGCTGCGGTGGCAGGAAGAGCGCCAGATGGAGCGGCAGCAACGGTTCGACCCCCGGCCGAGGGCGCTGCTAATGCAGACCCTGCACTTCTCGGACAGGGAGAAGACGGAGGCGGCCATCGTGGAGGTGCTCGTCGGGCTGAGCTGCATGTGCTGGTACGAGGAAAGAAGACGCCACTCGCTCAGATTCTAAGTTGCAGGAAGGCCGATTCCAGGCACAGACCTCCTCTGGATTGAAGAAGGTTAATGGTTTGCTAATTCGTGGCCGCCAGTGGGGAATTCGTAAAGACAATTCTGCTCGACACAGGAGTGTTTGCTAATTCCTCCGGAGATCTCTTATACTATGTTGGTTTGTGAGTACCATTCATTCATTCATGCATCTTCTTCTCCGAGGGATGGAATCATGGCATCTCTGTTCTTTCTTGGACTGTCATGGGTTGGTATGGTCTTTGCAGATAGCAAACAAGAGACCTTGATTTCTTTTCGTCCTGCTGTCTTATGATGCGCTGCATGCCAACGTCGCTTGTTGGAGCAGGATATGTGTTTGACTTTGGTGCCAAGTCGTTGTCAGTTTACGTAAAGCTATCGAGTTGGTCAAGCCATCTAAGATTCGATGAATCCAATAAGATTTTAGGTGGTGGGGGCTGTCTTCATGTCGTGCAAAAACGATAAGAGCTTTTCCCAGTGTTCATGTCTTTTAGGACCTCTGTTGTTAGCTTAACTTTGTAACGTTAATTATGATCAATTAACATAAGTTTATTGTACttgtttgaagattatagtaagacAACA of the Musa acuminata AAA Group cultivar baxijiao chromosome BXJ2-10, Cavendish_Baxijiao_AAA, whole genome shotgun sequence genome contains:
- the LOC103968974 gene encoding protein PSK SIMULATOR 1, with the translated sequence MGVPRVLADLRTRMGSIDPERPVVGILAFEAAAAMSRLVSLFRSLADDEVRRLRTDMRSQGVAYLTSRDQPFLLRLACAEMVAELDKAASVVSRLGAKCCDALLSGFDRFYPDLKAGGVYSAPTGGRVADLERVGLGSTAKGVEKRVKRMERYVATTSRLHAEMEALNELEASERRMEQQWRRHSGPIPTQKSGVPSANQLDLRSQRHKVRRLKEESLWNKTFDKVVKLMVRAVITVFARICAVFGPCVLGLPPLPNRNRRTLLLRGGNPHNPSKHSSGPLDRPLAMAVPILRNSAPIFVAKGSLKKPFESLSSLLEAGPTTVGGSGLALRYANVIVLAEKLLAMRSVDSHEAEDEEEEATRAELYQMMPSAMQGAVRAKLRECWRREGGTVDGSLAEGWNEAVRRILTWLGPVGHDTLRWQEERQMERQQRFDPRPRALLMQTLHFSDREKTEAAIVEVLVGLSCMCWYEERRRHSLRF